One region of Desulfomonilaceae bacterium genomic DNA includes:
- a CDS encoding DUF192 domain-containing protein produces the protein MKHAVRTSLTGLASVFIALGLILAFCPDWSSAQSQSNNDNVSVKVLSAPTVRMTLGTKAIVATLANTDKARTEGLLGWSEIREEQGMLLDFIRSGVFAIHMQGMKFPIDAVWIDSHDVIRLIYEQIRPNSGIVYPSIFPVRYCLEIPAGFCKKHGIKEGQKVVFNSD, from the coding sequence TTGAAGCATGCCGTGCGGACATCCTTGACGGGACTAGCCTCTGTTTTTATAGCGCTAGGGCTCATTTTAGCTTTTTGCCCAGATTGGAGTTCAGCGCAATCCCAGTCCAACAATGACAATGTCTCTGTTAAGGTTTTGTCGGCGCCTACTGTTCGAATGACCTTGGGAACCAAAGCAATCGTCGCTACTCTGGCGAATACCGACAAAGCCAGAACAGAGGGTCTGCTCGGTTGGTCCGAGATTCGGGAAGAACAGGGAATGCTGCTTGATTTTATTCGATCAGGTGTATTCGCAATACATATGCAGGGCATGAAATTCCCGATCGATGCTGTCTGGATTGACTCACACGATGTGATCAGACTGATTTACGAGCAGATCCGGCCAAACTCAGGGATTGTATACCCATCGATATTCCCGGTTCGTTACTGTCTTGAAATCCCGGCGGGCTTTTGCAAAAAACATGGCATAAAAGAAGGCCAAAAAGTGGTTTTCAACAGCGATTGA
- a CDS encoding Trm112 family protein, with protein sequence MAVNPKLLEILVCPKCKGDLILTENSDGLICNACRLKYEIKDDIPIMLIDEAIPLDSKE encoded by the coding sequence ATGGCGGTAAATCCAAAACTTCTTGAAATTCTGGTATGCCCGAAATGCAAAGGTGACCTGATCCTGACTGAAAATTCCGATGGACTGATTTGCAACGCCTGTCGTCTGAAATATGAAATCAAGGATGACATCCCGATCATGCTGATTGATGAAGCCATCCCATTGGATTCAAAAGAATAG
- the waaF gene encoding lipopolysaccharide heptosyltransferase II, whose product MRAVRHKGSTPSRIVVRGVNWVGDTIMSLPAARALRKMFPAAHIAFWIPAYLEPLLRLTKVPDEIIVFEKKDGGALKRPLLMKGRLQRGHFDMAVLFQNAFESAFTAWLSGIKLRVGYPTDLRGSFLNIKTPLIPSILSGHQVFYYLEIVKHLDSYFRLGRFQYLGKPDCSIKLPAVEIEKARKLLLDEGADLKGRLVCLCPGSVNSDAKRWPAEYYSRLADFLIEELDARIVFLGAPQERDMVDGIISQMTRGSAFNLAAKSDMVMSLGIMNQSSLVISNDTGSAHLAVAAGARSLTIFGPTIAGATAPFGPLALIIQGKAECAPCNDHNCRDKGHTCMRNLTPEVVAQKASEIMALSHSV is encoded by the coding sequence ATGAGGGCAGTTAGGCATAAGGGGTCAACGCCTTCCAGGATAGTTGTTCGCGGGGTTAACTGGGTTGGAGATACGATTATGAGTCTGCCTGCGGCGCGGGCTCTTCGCAAGATGTTTCCCGCCGCTCACATCGCTTTCTGGATACCGGCCTATCTGGAACCCTTGTTGAGACTGACAAAGGTTCCTGATGAAATAATAGTTTTTGAAAAGAAAGACGGGGGGGCTCTAAAGAGACCGTTATTGATGAAGGGCCGTCTGCAGCGAGGTCATTTTGACATGGCGGTTCTTTTTCAGAACGCGTTTGAGAGCGCTTTCACAGCCTGGCTCTCGGGAATAAAGCTTAGAGTCGGCTATCCTACCGATTTGCGAGGATCATTCCTGAATATTAAAACGCCGCTGATCCCGTCCATCCTTTCAGGACATCAGGTTTTTTATTATCTGGAGATAGTCAAACATCTGGACAGTTATTTCAGGCTTGGCCGTTTTCAATACCTGGGTAAACCGGATTGCTCCATAAAACTTCCTGCCGTGGAGATAGAGAAGGCCCGAAAGCTTCTCCTGGATGAAGGCGCAGACCTCAAAGGACGTTTAGTATGTCTGTGTCCAGGTTCTGTAAATTCCGACGCTAAACGATGGCCTGCGGAATATTATTCGAGACTCGCTGATTTTCTCATAGAAGAACTCGATGCGAGGATTGTCTTTCTTGGAGCCCCCCAAGAGCGAGACATGGTGGATGGTATAATCAGCCAAATGACCCGAGGCTCTGCTTTTAATCTAGCGGCGAAATCCGACATGGTGATGTCTCTGGGTATAATGAATCAGAGTTCCCTGGTTATTTCCAATGATACAGGTAGCGCTCATCTGGCTGTGGCGGCCGGCGCAAGAAGTTTAACAATTTTTGGCCCCACCATTGCAGGGGCGACTGCGCCGTTTGGGCCGCTTGCGCTTATTATTCAAGGAAAAGCGGAATGCGCCCCATGCAACGATCATAATTGTCGCGACAAGGGACATACCTGCATGAGGAATCTCACCCCTGAAGTTGTAGCCCAAAAAGCGTCTGAAATTATGGCGCTATCTCACAGTGTGTGA
- a CDS encoding glycosyltransferase, with protein MNPFVSVIIPTYNRLELLKETVESVRRQHFRDFEIVVINDGSDDGTAEWLAQQSDVIFVDQPNSGIASSRNKGALVSKGEWLAFLDHDDIWAPDKLQSQVDFVCVNPGVGMVAVKHVRLGSRTISTGPGKWTKGDLFVKAFSESFIHTSSVMIRRDVLEKIGGFPTKYRFADEFDVWLKISRNYDIAFLDKPLVFIRFYDSNTSHNRLGVRSDTYDILMKNYDPDRIPRKIFLKTLSNHDISFGRAYVNLNDLNNALKWFRSAVNRTPFRPRAWRYYIRYKILSLLRFFRPGPANG; from the coding sequence ATGAATCCGTTTGTAAGCGTAATCATTCCGACATATAACCGACTTGAATTACTCAAAGAAACGGTAGAATCAGTGCGGAGGCAACACTTCCGGGACTTTGAAATCGTTGTGATCAATGACGGTTCTGATGACGGCACTGCAGAATGGCTTGCGCAACAGAGCGATGTGATCTTTGTCGATCAACCCAATTCCGGCATTGCGTCGTCGAGGAACAAAGGGGCTTTAGTAAGTAAGGGTGAGTGGCTTGCGTTTCTTGATCATGATGACATATGGGCCCCGGATAAGCTGCAGAGTCAGGTAGACTTTGTTTGTGTTAATCCTGGAGTCGGCATGGTCGCGGTCAAGCACGTCAGACTCGGAAGCAGGACCATCTCGACAGGCCCCGGGAAATGGACCAAGGGCGATCTTTTTGTAAAGGCTTTTTCGGAAAGCTTCATACATACTTCTTCAGTAATGATTCGAAGAGATGTCCTGGAAAAAATAGGCGGATTTCCAACAAAGTATCGATTTGCAGACGAATTTGATGTCTGGTTGAAAATTTCCAGGAATTACGACATAGCGTTTCTTGACAAGCCCCTGGTTTTTATTAGGTTTTACGATTCAAACACGAGCCACAACAGGTTAGGGGTCAGGTCAGACACTTATGACATTCTTATGAAAAATTATGACCCGGATCGTATTCCACGAAAAATTTTTCTGAAGACATTGTCAAATCATGATATTTCATTTGGTAGAGCCTATGTCAACCTGAACGACCTGAACAACGCCCTGAAATGGTTCCGCAGCGCTGTGAACAGAACGCCCTTCAGGCCGAGGGCGTGGCGTTATTACATCAGGTATAAGATTCTTTCTTTACTAAGATTTTTTCGACCAGGCCCTGCAAATGGCTAA
- a CDS encoding serine/threonine-protein kinase, whose protein sequence is MAKCDSLPNRFVRSSDNKFSIQVNPSSLSIVDLSVAQIKDIATAALYEHNRQVRSGSVNVKKDAPETSVSIVSLPDAPVLCVKHFKNRGTGYTIKGIFRATHGVRAFQGGENLFRLGFTLAPPIALIRNMRFGISFEEWLVMPILPEAEELDRYMVKRIRKGWPKEEKLDFLNYFANFLAHLHSSGVFHTDLKTCNIMVFEDSNQKQAANSGARGVRRIGFSLLDYDDVRVCKGAVGCKIRAKNLSQLFLSTPSAIDLDDRMEFFNQYFSSCYRLNIDKKRLLEMMFARIDGKTLLYVGPEGDISENWTIINKGKECVDNFL, encoded by the coding sequence ATGGCTAAATGCGACTCCTTACCGAATCGATTCGTTCGTAGTTCTGACAATAAATTCTCCATACAAGTCAATCCATCTTCACTATCCATTGTTGATCTATCGGTTGCACAGATTAAAGATATTGCGACGGCGGCGCTTTATGAACATAACCGTCAGGTTCGCTCTGGATCTGTAAATGTGAAGAAGGACGCTCCGGAAACTTCGGTTTCTATCGTTTCGCTGCCGGACGCTCCTGTGCTGTGTGTAAAACATTTCAAGAACCGTGGAACAGGTTATACTATAAAAGGTATTTTCCGTGCGACCCATGGAGTGAGAGCGTTTCAGGGAGGAGAAAATCTTTTTCGTCTTGGATTTACTTTGGCCCCCCCTATTGCGTTGATCAGGAATATGAGGTTTGGAATTTCATTCGAGGAATGGCTTGTTATGCCAATTCTTCCAGAGGCCGAAGAACTCGATCGATATATGGTCAAACGAATCAGAAAGGGTTGGCCAAAAGAGGAAAAACTTGATTTTTTGAACTACTTCGCCAATTTTCTGGCGCATCTTCACAGTTCGGGTGTTTTTCACACCGATCTAAAGACATGTAACATAATGGTTTTCGAAGACAGCAATCAGAAACAGGCCGCAAATTCGGGAGCGAGAGGTGTCCGGCGGATCGGATTTTCCCTGCTTGATTACGATGATGTGAGGGTATGTAAAGGCGCAGTAGGATGCAAAATCAGGGCGAAGAATCTTTCACAACTTTTTCTTTCGACACCGTCAGCAATAGATCTTGACGACAGAATGGAATTCTTTAACCAATATTTCAGTAGCTGCTACAGGCTTAATATTGACAAAAAGCGGCTTCTTGAAATGATGTTTGCCAGGATTGACGGAAAAACGTTGCTTTATGTCGGACCTGAAGGTGACATATCTGAAAACTGGACGATAATTAACAAGGGTAAGGAATGTGTCGATAATTTTCTATAG
- a CDS encoding VIT and VWA domain-containing protein, which yields MTGSRIHPSLINWLMGAVLCLGVIVGPCLGDSFGHGRLTIIDPDGKTESTCPLEHTSVKADVSGFVASVEVKQVFHNPRSDKIEAIYTFPLSADGAVDQMLMKVGDKVIRGEIKRREEARQIYETARDKGQVASLLDQERPNIFTQSVANIMPGEKVEITIRYVETLNYEDGAFKFNFPMVVGPRFIPGQPDAKQGTGWARDTSQVPDASRITPPVAEEGKRAGHEIDLAVSIDAGVRIEKIESQLHEVDIERKGESKVLVSLRNKKEIPNRDFVLSYLVASDQIKSGVLAHKDGEDGYVMMVVIPPKRVSREQTAPREMIFIIDVSGSQQGLPLEKAKETVNYIIDRMNPNDTFNVIDFNDTTRMLFPSPKENTPETRAKALQYVKSLKGSGGTRMISAIWEALNTKPAENRLRVVTFMTDGLVGNDFEVISMVKKLRDKSRWFSFGTGNSVNKFLLDNVARVGGGDADYILLNSPEEAVAKKFYERISTPVLTEITMSCEGSFLQDVYPGNVSDLWSHRPLIFKARYTKSGKGTVKIKGFHAGKPYEQDVSLTLPENEAKNSSISSLWARSKIDELVDQDLMGIQRGNPDKTVKEEIVKVALVHRIMTQFTSFVAVEDAVVSVNGKPVTVTVPVELPQGVSREGVFGPGSKAKMNESRANVYPTPMTTGRSGHGGSRPGFGTVGSPARKVDQNKQVSSMPIESKNQAPKSSKLSEELVALVSMKDKPLDYSSGKVVVKDGKLTVQVWLSRSSEEIIRMLEEKGLKITFQASTGKMVIGSISVENLPDLEKITEVRLIEPFSVTG from the coding sequence ATGACAGGCTCGAGGATTCATCCGTCACTGATTAACTGGCTGATGGGAGCAGTTCTTTGTCTGGGGGTTATAGTGGGACCTTGTTTAGGGGATTCTTTCGGTCATGGCCGGTTGACAATTATTGACCCGGACGGCAAGACTGAATCGACCTGTCCATTGGAACATACTTCGGTCAAGGCCGATGTGTCAGGTTTTGTGGCGAGCGTTGAAGTCAAGCAGGTCTTTCACAACCCACGCAGTGACAAGATTGAAGCCATCTATACATTTCCCCTGTCCGCTGACGGGGCGGTGGATCAAATGCTTATGAAGGTCGGCGATAAAGTGATTCGCGGCGAAATAAAACGTCGGGAAGAAGCTAGACAAATTTATGAAACGGCCAGGGACAAAGGACAAGTAGCCTCTCTGCTTGATCAGGAACGTCCAAATATTTTCACCCAGTCTGTGGCAAACATCATGCCGGGAGAGAAGGTTGAGATCACCATCAGATATGTTGAAACACTCAATTACGAAGATGGCGCTTTCAAATTTAATTTTCCTATGGTAGTAGGCCCAAGATTTATCCCCGGTCAGCCTGACGCCAAGCAAGGGACAGGTTGGGCCAGGGACACCTCGCAAGTTCCAGACGCAAGTCGGATAACTCCGCCAGTCGCTGAAGAAGGTAAGAGGGCAGGGCATGAAATAGACCTGGCTGTTTCCATCGACGCAGGCGTCCGTATAGAAAAGATCGAATCCCAGCTTCATGAGGTAGACATTGAACGTAAAGGGGAGAGCAAGGTGCTGGTTTCTCTCAGGAACAAGAAAGAGATCCCCAATCGCGACTTTGTCCTCAGTTACTTGGTAGCCTCAGATCAGATAAAATCGGGAGTACTGGCCCACAAGGACGGAGAAGACGGCTACGTGATGATGGTCGTTATTCCACCAAAACGTGTGAGCCGAGAACAGACCGCGCCCAGAGAAATGATTTTCATCATAGATGTTTCCGGTTCCCAGCAAGGTCTTCCACTTGAAAAAGCCAAGGAAACAGTCAATTACATTATTGACAGGATGAATCCTAACGATACTTTCAATGTCATTGATTTTAACGATACGACTCGCATGCTTTTCCCGTCGCCTAAAGAAAACACACCGGAAACACGCGCAAAAGCGCTCCAGTATGTGAAATCACTCAAAGGCTCTGGCGGCACACGCATGATATCCGCAATCTGGGAGGCGCTAAACACGAAGCCCGCTGAAAATCGGCTTCGTGTAGTGACTTTTATGACAGATGGTCTTGTAGGAAATGATTTTGAAGTCATATCCATGGTGAAGAAACTTCGCGACAAAAGCCGATGGTTCTCTTTTGGCACAGGGAATTCGGTTAACAAGTTCCTGCTCGATAATGTTGCGAGAGTGGGCGGTGGCGACGCTGACTACATTCTTCTCAACAGCCCTGAGGAGGCGGTAGCCAAAAAATTCTACGAACGAATCTCCACCCCTGTTCTGACCGAGATAACTATGAGTTGCGAAGGCTCGTTTCTTCAGGATGTCTATCCTGGCAATGTTTCTGATTTGTGGTCTCACAGACCGCTAATATTTAAGGCCCGTTATACCAAATCCGGCAAAGGGACCGTCAAGATAAAAGGATTCCATGCCGGCAAGCCCTACGAACAGGATGTGAGCCTAACATTACCTGAAAATGAAGCGAAAAACAGCTCAATTTCCTCGCTGTGGGCCCGTTCCAAGATTGATGAACTTGTGGATCAGGATCTTATGGGAATCCAGCGGGGCAACCCCGATAAAACGGTGAAGGAAGAAATAGTTAAAGTAGCTTTAGTCCATAGGATTATGACCCAGTTCACAAGTTTCGTGGCGGTGGAAGATGCGGTTGTAAGCGTTAATGGTAAACCCGTTACGGTTACCGTCCCTGTGGAGTTGCCTCAGGGGGTCAGCCGGGAAGGAGTCTTCGGACCAGGATCGAAGGCCAAAATGAACGAATCACGCGCCAATGTCTATCCGACCCCTATGACCACCGGTCGCTCCGGGCACGGGGGATCCAGACCCGGTTTTGGAACCGTAGGTTCCCCTGCCCGAAAAGTAGATCAGAACAAGCAGGTTTCCTCAATGCCCATTGAATCCAAAAATCAGGCGCCAAAATCTTCCAAGCTCTCTGAAGAGCTGGTCGCGCTTGTGAGTATGAAAGACAAACCTTTGGATTACTCGAGTGGCAAAGTAGTAGTTAAAGACGGCAAGCTTACAGTCCAAGTTTGGTTGAGTCGATCGAGTGAGGAAATCATAAGAATGCTCGAAGAAAAGGGACTGAAAATAACTTTTCAGGCTTCGACCGGGAAAATGGTGATCGGTAGTATTTCTGTTGAGAATTTGCCGGATCTTGAAAAGATTACGGAGGTTCGCCTGATTGAGCCATTTTCCGTCACCGGTTAA